In Oscillospiraceae bacterium, a genomic segment contains:
- a CDS encoding PLP-dependent aspartate aminotransferase family protein has translation MEFQTFCVHGSAKKYDVTGAVSVPIFQSATFAHPGVGESTGYDYSRQQNPTREHLEALLAGLEGGVDALAFSSGMAAISLAMELFAPGDHIIASDDIYGGTHRLFFHLSTKNGITFSLVNTSDPARVEAAVTPRTKAVFVETPTNPMMQVTDIAAVAGVARARGLRLLVDNTFLTPCFQKPLDLGADIVVHSGTKYLGGHNDTLSGFLVVRDPALAERLRFLHKTVGSCLSPFESWLLIRSIKTLAVRMERQQESALQIARWLRTQPGIETVYYPGLPDHPQYEISCRQTRGFGAMLSFGTDRAETAERILRTVKVIRYAESLGGAESLITYPMLQTHADIPETEREAKGITNRLLRLSVGLEAAEDLIADLGQAIAAGPDRGR, from the coding sequence TTGGAATTTCAGACATTTTGTGTTCATGGAAGCGCTAAGAAATACGATGTGACAGGGGCCGTCAGTGTGCCGATTTTTCAGTCGGCCACGTTTGCGCACCCCGGTGTGGGAGAGAGCACCGGGTATGACTATTCGCGGCAGCAAAACCCCACGCGGGAGCATCTGGAGGCGCTGCTCGCGGGGCTGGAAGGCGGCGTCGACGCGCTGGCCTTCTCATCCGGCATGGCTGCCATCTCGCTGGCGATGGAACTCTTTGCGCCGGGCGACCATATCATTGCCTCCGACGACATCTACGGCGGTACCCACCGCCTGTTTTTTCACCTCTCCACCAAAAACGGGATCACCTTCAGTCTCGTGAATACCTCGGACCCCGCGCGGGTGGAGGCGGCCGTCACGCCGCGTACAAAGGCCGTCTTCGTCGAGACGCCGACAAACCCGATGATGCAGGTCACCGACATCGCCGCGGTGGCCGGCGTGGCGCGGGCGCGGGGGCTTCGGCTGCTTGTGGACAACACCTTCCTCACGCCCTGCTTTCAAAAGCCGCTGGACCTCGGGGCGGACATCGTCGTCCACAGCGGCACGAAGTACTTAGGCGGGCACAACGACACGCTCTCGGGCTTCCTCGTCGTGCGAGACCCGGCGCTCGCCGAGCGGCTGCGCTTTCTGCACAAGACCGTGGGTTCCTGTCTCTCTCCCTTCGAGAGTTGGCTGCTGATCCGCAGCATCAAGACGCTGGCCGTGCGCATGGAGCGCCAGCAGGAGAGCGCCCTGCAAATCGCCCGGTGGCTGCGGACCCAGCCGGGGATCGAGACCGTCTATTACCCCGGCCTGCCCGACCATCCGCAATATGAGATCTCCTGCCGGCAGACCCGCGGCTTTGGAGCCATGCTCTCCTTTGGTACGGACCGGGCGGAGACGGCGGAGCGCATCTTGCGGACCGTGAAGGTCATCCGATACGCCGAGAGCCTGGGCGGGGCGGAGAGCCTGATCACCTATCCGATGCTCCAGACCCACGCCGACATCCCCGAGACGGAGCGGGAGGCCAAGGGCATCACAAACCGGCTGCTGCGGCTGTCGGTGGGCCTGGAGGCGGCGGAGGATCTGATCGCCGATCTTGGCCAGGCCATCGCCGCCGGGCCGGACAGGGGGCGCTGA
- a CDS encoding Rrf2 family transcriptional regulator gives MRISAKGRYALAAVTEIARSSSKNENISTISIASQLGISKIYLEQVFAQLKKGGVLVSEKGSRGGYQLAQPPKNITVWNVLMVVENALMDPAGSSVEKSAPEIAMAMQSLVFDALDKSIRDAMARVSVQDLLDFAEAQRGEQAFMYYL, from the coding sequence ATGCGAATTTCCGCCAAGGGGCGATATGCGCTGGCCGCCGTCACAGAGATTGCGCGGAGCTCGTCAAAGAACGAGAACATCTCCACAATCAGCATCGCGAGCCAGCTCGGAATCTCTAAAATCTACCTCGAACAGGTGTTTGCGCAGCTCAAGAAGGGCGGCGTTTTGGTCTCCGAAAAGGGGTCTCGCGGCGGTTACCAGCTGGCGCAGCCTCCGAAGAACATCACGGTGTGGAATGTGCTGATGGTCGTCGAGAACGCGCTGATGGACCCGGCCGGCAGCTCGGTAGAAAAGAGCGCGCCGGAAATAGCGATGGCGATGCAGTCGTTGGTGTTCGACGCGCTGGACAAGAGCATCCGCGACGCCATGGCCCGTGTGAGCGTGCAGGACCTGCTGGACTTTGCCGAAGCCCAGCGCGGCGAGCAGGCGTTTATGTACTACCTTTGA
- a CDS encoding YezD family protein, protein MREITFSVPNSVSEEKLKQIIHYLGEIKFGSITLVIHDGKLVMVEKLEKTKI, encoded by the coding sequence ATGAGGGAGATTACATTTTCGGTACCGAACAGTGTCTCTGAAGAAAAGCTGAAGCAGATCATCCACTACCTGGGAGAGATCAAATTCGGCTCCATCACGCTGGTGATTCACGACGGCAAACTTGTGATGGTGGAAAAACTGGAAAAAACCAAGATATGA
- a CDS encoding pyridoxal phosphate-dependent aminotransferase produces MAYDFDRVIDRTNTDSLKYDFARRRGKPEGILPLWVADMDFQAPPCVLDALMERSRHGIFGYSDAGEDYAAVLQSWFWRRFRWRIEPDWIVKTPGVVTALHIAVQAFTAPGDGVIIQQPVYYPFSSAVRSTGRTLVVSELVLRDGRYQIDFADFEAKVEAGRVTLFILCSPHNPVGRVWTEEELTRLGDVCLRHGVRVVSDEIHADFVFPGRRHRVFADLSPALRDITITCTAPSKTFNLAGLQISNILIADPRLRAAFARAYAAAGLSQLGIMGLVACRAAYAGGEAWLEALKVYLVGNLALLRDTLARALPAVRLVEPEGTYLAWLDCRALGLTAAELDDRIVRRAGLWLDEGPMFGAGGAGFQRINFACPRSVLAQALTQLGRIAGDA; encoded by the coding sequence ATGGCGTACGACTTCGACCGGGTGATCGACCGCACGAACACCGACAGCCTCAAGTACGATTTTGCCCGCCGGCGGGGCAAGCCGGAGGGGATTTTGCCGCTGTGGGTGGCGGACATGGACTTTCAGGCGCCGCCCTGTGTGCTGGATGCGCTGATGGAGCGGAGCCGGCACGGCATCTTCGGTTATTCCGACGCCGGCGAGGACTACGCCGCCGTGCTGCAAAGCTGGTTTTGGCGCCGGTTCCGGTGGCGGATCGAGCCGGACTGGATCGTCAAGACGCCGGGCGTCGTGACCGCCCTCCATATCGCGGTGCAGGCGTTCACCGCGCCGGGGGACGGCGTCATCATCCAGCAGCCGGTGTATTATCCCTTCTCCTCGGCGGTGCGGAGCACGGGCCGGACGCTGGTGGTCAGCGAACTGGTTCTGAGGGACGGGCGCTATCAAATCGACTTCGCCGATTTCGAGGCCAAGGTCGAGGCGGGGCGGGTCACGCTCTTTATCCTCTGTAGCCCGCACAACCCGGTGGGCCGCGTCTGGACCGAAGAGGAACTCACGCGGTTGGGCGACGTCTGCCTCCGGCACGGTGTGCGCGTGGTCTCCGACGAAATCCACGCGGATTTTGTCTTCCCGGGCCGCCGGCACCGGGTCTTTGCCGATCTCAGCCCCGCGCTGCGGGATATCACGATCACCTGCACCGCGCCCTCCAAGACCTTCAATCTGGCGGGTCTGCAGATTTCCAACATCCTAATCGCGGACCCGCGCCTCAGGGCCGCGTTTGCGCGGGCGTACGCCGCCGCCGGGCTGAGCCAGCTCGGGATCATGGGTCTTGTCGCCTGCCGGGCCGCCTACGCCGGCGGGGAGGCGTGGCTGGAGGCGCTGAAGGTCTATCTCGTCGGCAACCTTGCGCTCCTGCGCGACACGCTGGCGCGGGCACTGCCGGCGGTGCGTCTGGTTGAGCCGGAGGGCACCTACCTCGCCTGGCTGGACTGCCGAGCGCTGGGGCTCACGGCCGCCGAGCTGGACGACCGGATTGTCCGCCGGGCCGGGCTGTGGCTGGACGAGGGCCCCATGTTTGGCGCGGGTGGCGCGGGCTTCCAGCGGATCAATTTTGCCTGTCCCCGGTCCGTGCTGGCCCAGGCGCTGACACAACTCGGGCGGATCGCCGGCGACGCCTGA